Proteins encoded by one window of Acuticoccus sp. MNP-M23:
- a CDS encoding DeoR/GlpR family DNA-binding transcription regulator — MLTHDRKAHLLSLLAATGSVVAKDVSRDLGLSEDTIRRDLRELARDGLLKRVHGGAVPLAAANAPFPSRVAIASPEKVAIGKRAARMVEPGQVVFVDGGTTALQLVRHLAPRLAATVITHSPNVAMALLEHEGLTIEIVGGRLFRHSVVTTGAATLAWLDRYRPDICFIGATGVHTAEGITTGDSEEAEVKRAVIAKSGSAIVLASPEKLGAVSSFAVARLADIDGLVVSKETHAKAQKEFDPTGCEIYSGD; from the coding sequence ATGCTGACCCACGACCGAAAAGCGCATCTCCTCTCCCTTCTGGCGGCCACCGGCAGCGTGGTGGCCAAGGATGTCAGCCGCGATCTCGGCCTTTCGGAGGACACGATCCGACGCGACCTGCGGGAACTGGCGCGGGACGGGCTGCTGAAGCGCGTCCACGGCGGTGCGGTTCCGCTGGCCGCAGCCAATGCGCCGTTCCCGAGCCGCGTCGCCATCGCCAGCCCCGAAAAGGTTGCCATCGGCAAACGCGCAGCGCGCATGGTGGAGCCCGGTCAGGTGGTGTTCGTCGATGGTGGCACGACGGCGTTGCAGCTTGTGCGGCATCTCGCGCCGCGCCTTGCGGCCACGGTCATCACCCACAGCCCGAACGTGGCGATGGCGCTGCTGGAGCACGAGGGCCTGACCATCGAGATCGTGGGCGGCAGGCTGTTCCGGCACTCGGTCGTGACCACGGGGGCAGCCACGCTCGCCTGGCTGGACCGATACCGGCCCGACATCTGCTTCATCGGCGCAACCGGCGTTCACACGGCGGAGGGCATCACCACCGGGGACAGTGAAGAGGCCGAAGTGAAGCGGGCCGTCATCGCGAAGTCGGGATCAGCGATCGTGCTGGCATCGCCCGAGAAGCTGGGGGCGGTGTCCTCGTTCGCGGTGGCGCGCCTTGCCGATATTGATGGATTGGTCGTCTCGAAGGAGACACACGCCAAGGCCCAAAAGGAGTTCGACCCAACGGGCTGCGAGATCTACAGCGGTGACTAA
- a CDS encoding response regulator encodes MRDGGAGIPPRVLVVEDNTLIAMELTLILEEAGYLPVGPASDAATALSLIDKSAPHCAVLDINLGPALTSAPIARRLNALAIPFVYLSGYTETYSPDELPAGTILPKPVEPDTLAAALAALTEATSESECP; translated from the coding sequence ATGCGTGATGGCGGCGCGGGCATCCCGCCGCGTGTTCTGGTGGTGGAAGACAACACGCTGATCGCCATGGAGCTGACGTTAATTCTGGAGGAGGCGGGCTACCTTCCGGTGGGGCCGGCGAGCGACGCTGCGACCGCGCTCTCCCTCATCGACAAATCGGCACCCCACTGCGCCGTGCTCGACATCAACCTCGGCCCGGCCCTGACCTCCGCCCCCATCGCGCGGCGCCTCAACGCCCTTGCGATCCCGTTCGTCTACCTGTCAGGCTACACCGAGACGTACAGCCCGGACGAGCTGCCCGCTGGAACGATCCTGCCCAAGCCCGTTGAACCCGACACGCTTGCGGCCGCCCTCGCCGCCCTCACCGAAGCCACCTCCGAGTCCGAATGCCCCTAG
- a CDS encoding NUDIX domain-containing protein, which yields MTENTVFRPISTEVLSDNWGILTRHEYELRRRNGAWQRMTRETYDRGNGATCLLHNPDTDCVLLTRQFRLPVFLNGGLDSLVETPAGLLDGAGAAERMRCELVEETGYEIEALTHLFDVYMSPGSVTEYLAFFAGSYGVKDQTSEGGGSYEEGEDIEVMHVPLPEAMAMIARGEIRDAKTIILLQHLTISKMKKATWG from the coding sequence ATGACCGAAAACACCGTGTTTCGCCCGATCTCGACAGAAGTCCTTTCGGACAACTGGGGGATTCTGACCCGGCACGAATACGAGCTGCGGCGCCGCAATGGCGCGTGGCAGCGGATGACCCGCGAAACTTATGATCGGGGCAATGGCGCAACCTGCCTTCTTCACAACCCGGACACTGATTGCGTGCTTCTCACCCGTCAGTTCCGGCTCCCCGTGTTTCTGAATGGTGGGCTGGACTCTCTGGTGGAAACGCCGGCCGGGCTGCTGGACGGGGCCGGCGCGGCCGAACGCATGCGCTGCGAGCTGGTGGAGGAAACCGGGTATGAGATCGAAGCCCTCACCCACCTCTTCGATGTCTACATGAGCCCCGGCTCGGTCACCGAATATCTGGCCTTCTTCGCAGGGTCCTACGGCGTGAAGGATCAGACCTCCGAAGGTGGCGGCAGCTATGAGGAAGGCGAGGACATCGAGGTCATGCATGTCCCGCTGCCGGAGGCGATGGCCATGATTGCGCGCGGCGAAATCCGCGATGCCAAGACCATCATCCTCCTCCAGCACCTGACCATCTCGAAAATGAAAAAAGCCACC